One genomic window of Pseudothermotoga sp. includes the following:
- a CDS encoding bifunctional oligoribonuclease/PAP phosphatase NrnA, producing the protein MTKFCSVISELVSRDNILVLGHVMPDGDDISSVASLTEGLRRIGKNVRAGIDSVIPSYYKLFFAVNSIETFEQLCGFQPDLIVVVDCSSPDRVGRFQSLLRTARLIVIDHHETNLMFGDLNLIDIKSASTAQMVYNINKAIGITYDSELATTNYLGIATDTGFFKYSNTDATVLKIAAELVELGAKPYFVASVILENKTIEQLKLLARMIDHTVIEEKLAYSWLSYEDYSTLGCTEDDSSGFVSELRSIKSVEVAILFSEYPKGEVHVSFRSKQWLNVSKIAAALGGGGHARAAGCSYKNADIKRVMDEVLKLTREALVGSEYEVGQIPQANL; encoded by the coding sequence ATGACGAAATTCTGTTCTGTGATTTCAGAACTTGTTTCGAGGGATAACATACTGGTTCTCGGCCACGTGATGCCGGATGGAGATGATATAAGTAGTGTAGCTTCACTCACCGAAGGTCTTAGAAGAATCGGTAAAAATGTGAGGGCAGGTATTGACAGTGTAATACCCTCCTATTACAAGCTTTTTTTCGCTGTCAATTCAATAGAAACGTTCGAGCAACTCTGTGGTTTTCAACCAGATTTGATAGTTGTGGTGGATTGTTCATCTCCCGACAGAGTTGGAAGATTTCAAAGTTTGCTTAGAACGGCAAGATTGATCGTTATAGATCATCATGAAACCAATTTAATGTTTGGAGATTTGAACTTGATCGATATTAAAAGTGCGTCCACCGCTCAAATGGTTTATAATATCAACAAAGCTATTGGCATCACGTACGATTCAGAACTTGCCACAACGAACTATTTGGGTATAGCAACTGATACGGGTTTTTTCAAATATTCCAACACGGATGCAACTGTTCTGAAAATTGCGGCAGAACTAGTCGAACTCGGAGCAAAACCGTATTTTGTTGCATCTGTGATTTTGGAGAATAAAACGATAGAACAATTGAAGCTACTTGCAAGGATGATCGACCATACAGTGATTGAGGAAAAGCTAGCTTATTCTTGGCTCAGTTATGAAGATTATTCAACGCTCGGTTGTACGGAAGACGACAGCAGTGGTTTTGTCTCAGAACTCAGATCAATCAAAAGTGTTGAAGTTGCAATTCTGTTCAGTGAGTATCCGAAAGGTGAAGTTCATGTGAGCTTTAGATCAAAGCAATGGTTGAATGTGAGCAAGATTGCTGCTGCACTGGGTGGTGGGGGTCACGCACGAGCAGCTGGGTGTTCCTACAAAAACGCTGATATCAAGAGAGTGATGGATGAGGTGCTGAAGTTGACTCGAGAAGCTTTAGTGGGGAGCGAATATGAGGTTGGTCAGATTCCTCAGGCAAACCTATAG